From one Geoalkalibacter halelectricus genomic stretch:
- a CDS encoding ABC transporter ATP-binding protein codes for MLEASPPLLEVRNLRKSFWIKTSPIAARHEELKAVNGVSFTLRPGRTLGLVGESGCGKSTTGKLIMKLLEADGGEILFEGRDLVPLSPGRLRPLRRQMQMIFQDPYSSLNPRMRVGEIIAEPLRIHGLARGEALRETVVELLGRVGLAPDHAQRYPHEFSGGQRQRIGIARALALQPRLMVADEPVSALDLSVQAQVVNLLQDLQRELNLTYLFIAHDLSLIEHISDEVAVMYLGTIVEHATAEALYLRPRHPYTEALLNAVPVADPARRGRYVPLKGEVPSPLAPPSGCTFHPRCPYARDICAQEAPPLSEKQPGHRAACHFSDEVGRLRTR; via the coding sequence ATGCTTGAAGCCTCGCCCCCGCTGCTGGAGGTGCGCAACCTGCGCAAATCCTTCTGGATCAAGACGTCTCCCATCGCCGCCCGCCACGAGGAGCTCAAAGCGGTCAACGGCGTCTCCTTCACCCTGCGCCCGGGGCGCACCCTGGGCCTGGTGGGCGAATCGGGCTGCGGCAAATCGACCACCGGCAAACTGATCATGAAACTCCTGGAGGCCGACGGCGGCGAAATACTGTTTGAGGGCCGCGACCTCGTGCCCCTGTCCCCGGGACGCCTGCGCCCCTTGCGCCGCCAGATGCAGATGATCTTTCAGGACCCCTACTCTTCCCTTAATCCGCGCATGCGCGTGGGAGAGATCATCGCGGAACCCTTGCGCATCCACGGCCTGGCGCGCGGCGAGGCCCTGCGTGAGACGGTGGTCGAGTTGCTCGGTCGCGTCGGCCTGGCGCCCGATCACGCACAGCGCTATCCCCATGAATTTTCCGGCGGCCAGCGCCAGCGCATCGGCATCGCCCGCGCCCTGGCTCTGCAGCCGCGCCTGATGGTGGCCGATGAGCCCGTCTCGGCCCTGGATCTCTCCGTTCAGGCCCAGGTGGTCAACCTGCTGCAGGATCTGCAACGCGAGCTGAATCTGACCTATCTGTTCATCGCCCACGACCTCTCCCTCATCGAGCACATCAGCGACGAAGTGGCGGTCATGTACCTGGGCACCATCGTCGAGCATGCCACGGCCGAAGCCCTCTACCTACGCCCGCGCCATCCCTACACCGAGGCGCTGCTCAACGCCGTGCCGGTGGCCGATCCGGCCCGCCGCGGCCGCTATGTACCCCTCAAGGGTGAAGTGCCCTCGCCCCTGGCGCCGCCCAGCGGCTGCACCTTTCATCCGCGCTGCCCCTACGCCCGCGACATCTGCGCCCAGGAAGCTCCGCCGCTAAGCGAAAAGCAACCCGGTCACCGGGCCGCCTGCCACTTCAGCGACGAGGTCGGACGCTTGCGCACCCGCTGA
- a CDS encoding sigma 54-interacting transcriptional regulator, translating to MGPIETVKERCRKCYSCVRNCPVKAIKVGPEWAEVIHARCIGCGKCLKACSQKAKVIADGIEGTRRILADNPDVVAVLGCSYPAFFNDLRPGQLVAGLKKLGFAEVHEGSAGVELIAPTYKEQIQGPTGVPLISSHCPTIVDLIERHYPQLLRNLMPVVSPMVALGRFLKERRGPQTRIIYISSCIAGKFEVASEEVAGAIDLVLTYRELSQMFRDHGIDLTRFGDAAFDGRKPDAGRLFPIGGGPFQAFGVRNDFLNPDYISTGGAESCLELVRDLAARRITPRWVDLRFCEGGCIGGPGKNNRLTTFAKRNLVINSYQHQDLPYATQDRYAQVQPLPQVRRRYSNKLKRLEPPNGESIRKILQATNKFVEQDEFDCGACGYPTCREYAVAVYQGLAEAEMCLPFSIKRLEEDRVSLTQKYELAQRALAQEYGDPAIIGNDPRTLDVLKLIRQVGPTPTTVLIRGESGTGKELTARAIHEHSNRADKPLVTVNCTTLTDSLLESELFGHKKGSFTGAIADKKGLFEAANGGTIFLDEIGDITPKLQAELLRVLDSGELKPVGGTVPHKVDVRLIAATNRNLEDGVRDGWFREDLFYRLNVFTITMPPLRSRLESLPQLVHHFLAAASKRLNKPIRGIEDRAIAALKRYHWPGNIRELQNIIERGSVLTQDNVIRLENLPVIFAQLSLDSGGDMGNGAAKTFRDQREKHLEQVEVNLVRKYLEEAGGNVSLAARKAAIPRRTFYRILARHGLKGEDFKATAPKGQ from the coding sequence ATGGGCCCCATCGAAACCGTCAAAGAGCGCTGCCGCAAATGCTATTCGTGCGTGCGCAACTGCCCCGTCAAGGCCATCAAGGTCGGCCCTGAGTGGGCCGAGGTCATTCACGCCCGCTGCATCGGCTGCGGCAAGTGCCTCAAGGCCTGCTCGCAAAAAGCCAAGGTGATCGCCGACGGCATCGAAGGCACTCGCCGCATTCTCGCCGACAACCCGGATGTCGTGGCGGTTCTGGGCTGCTCCTACCCGGCGTTTTTCAATGATCTGCGCCCCGGCCAACTGGTGGCGGGACTGAAGAAACTCGGCTTTGCCGAAGTCCACGAGGGCTCGGCGGGGGTGGAACTGATCGCCCCGACCTACAAGGAGCAAATCCAGGGCCCCACCGGCGTCCCGCTGATTTCCAGCCACTGCCCGACCATCGTCGATCTCATCGAGCGGCACTACCCCCAACTGCTGCGCAATCTCATGCCGGTTGTCTCTCCCATGGTCGCTCTCGGCCGCTTTCTCAAGGAGCGGCGCGGCCCCCAGACCCGCATCATCTACATCTCCTCCTGCATCGCCGGGAAGTTCGAGGTCGCCTCGGAAGAGGTCGCCGGCGCCATCGATCTGGTGCTCACCTATCGCGAACTCAGCCAGATGTTTCGTGACCACGGCATCGACCTCACCCGCTTCGGCGACGCCGCCTTCGACGGCCGCAAGCCCGACGCGGGACGGCTTTTCCCCATCGGCGGCGGCCCCTTTCAGGCCTTTGGGGTGCGCAACGACTTTCTCAATCCCGATTACATCTCCACCGGCGGCGCGGAGAGCTGCCTGGAGTTGGTGCGCGACCTCGCGGCGCGTCGTATCACCCCGCGCTGGGTCGATCTGCGCTTCTGCGAGGGCGGCTGCATCGGCGGCCCGGGCAAAAACAACCGCCTGACCACCTTCGCCAAGCGCAATCTGGTGATCAACTCCTACCAGCACCAGGACTTGCCCTACGCCACTCAAGATCGCTACGCGCAAGTCCAGCCCCTGCCCCAGGTGCGGCGCCGCTACAGCAACAAGCTCAAGCGCCTGGAACCACCCAACGGCGAGAGCATTCGCAAGATCCTCCAAGCCACCAACAAGTTCGTCGAGCAGGACGAATTCGACTGCGGCGCCTGCGGCTATCCCACCTGCCGCGAATACGCCGTGGCGGTCTATCAGGGGCTTGCCGAGGCGGAGATGTGCCTGCCTTTCTCCATCAAGCGCCTGGAGGAGGACCGCGTCAGCCTCACGCAGAAATATGAGCTGGCGCAGCGCGCCCTGGCCCAGGAGTACGGCGATCCGGCCATCATCGGCAATGACCCGCGCACCCTCGATGTACTCAAACTGATCCGGCAGGTCGGGCCGACGCCGACCACGGTGCTGATTCGCGGCGAAAGCGGCACCGGCAAGGAGCTGACAGCGCGCGCCATCCACGAGCACAGCAACCGCGCCGACAAGCCCCTGGTCACGGTCAACTGCACCACCCTCACCGACAGCCTTCTGGAGAGCGAGCTGTTCGGGCACAAGAAAGGCTCCTTCACAGGAGCCATCGCCGATAAGAAGGGACTGTTCGAAGCGGCCAACGGCGGCACCATCTTTCTCGATGAAATCGGCGACATCACCCCAAAGTTGCAGGCCGAATTGCTGCGGGTGCTCGACAGCGGCGAATTGAAGCCCGTCGGCGGCACCGTCCCGCACAAGGTGGATGTGCGGCTGATCGCCGCCACCAATCGCAACCTCGAGGATGGCGTGCGCGACGGCTGGTTTCGCGAGGATCTCTTCTATCGCCTCAACGTCTTCACCATTACCATGCCGCCGCTGCGCAGCCGCCTCGAATCGCTACCGCAACTGGTCCATCACTTTCTCGCCGCAGCCAGCAAACGCCTCAACAAACCCATCCGCGGCATCGAGGATCGCGCCATCGCCGCCCTCAAGCGCTACCATTGGCCGGGCAACATCCGTGAATTGCAGAACATCATCGAGCGCGGCTCGGTTTTGACCCAGGACAACGTCATCCGCCTGGAGAACCTGCCTGTCATCTTCGCCCAATTATCCCTTGATAGCGGCGGCGATATGGGCAACGGAGCCGCTAAAACCTTCCGCGATCAGCGCGAAAAACACCTGGAGCAGGTGGAAGTGAATCTGGTGCGCAAATACCTGGAGGAGGCCGGCGGCAACGTCTCTCTCGCCGCGCGCAAGGCCGCCATTCCCCGCCGGACGTTTTACCGCATCCTGGCGCGCCACGGCCTCAAGGGCGAGGATTTCAAAGCGACCGCGCCCAAGGGGCAATGA
- the ptsP gene encoding phosphoenolpyruvate--protein phosphotransferase has product MSPTSRKRPDQNQFGITTLEDISTLILQSHDLDETLDNIVTLVARRMGTEVCSIYLLEDDGLTLRLRATRGLSRRAVGKVAMKISEGLTGLAVEQGKVVSILEPQNHPRYRYFRETREERFHSFLGIPLFDRRRPIGVLAIQTLAPRQFGGEEISALSTIAFQVSSIVVNARLLDSIRQKEEQANRFVRELEQTRQNRSHQPGEAENAARSDYRALRGTPAYPGVASGPANLLDERLGLTDIVDKADVEPRRERALLETALEKTRIQTLYLEKQMAARLSADDAAIFHTHLMILEDRGFIQKLLSAIEQRRHSAAYALKTVVSDYIEAFGRMEDAYLRERAADMEDIGRRILANLMGQSPQPLQLKNPGILVARELLPSEVASLEPEKILGIVTEMGAKHSHAVIMAKSMGIPTIVGVKGALKRVTPDENLILDANSGTLYINPPPQVAEEFRRLEADRHREIQRFEAFRDQPARTADGVEIKLRANIGLMGDVAIALRNGAEGVGLYRTEFPYMARGDFPDREEQYLLYRRIVEEFGGHPVTIRTLDIGGDKALPYFAPPQEDNPFMGWRSVRVSLDHRDIFRTQIEAVLMAGVHGPIRLLFPMISSMEDIRACKEVVAEARRHLRAAGLAAAEKLPLGIMIEVPAAVYLSERLADEVDFFALGTNDLIQYLLAADRNNPLVARYFDPLHPAVVGALGQLAQTARKHRIDLCLCGEMATEPMHMALLLGLGVREFSMAAPFIPRTKAFLSRITLGQAEKIARTALGFGESRQIREGIRKELADQGLLDI; this is encoded by the coding sequence ATGAGTCCAACCTCCCGAAAACGCCCCGACCAAAATCAGTTCGGCATCACCACGCTCGAAGATATCAGTACCCTCATCCTGCAATCCCACGACCTCGACGAAACCCTCGACAACATCGTTACCCTGGTCGCCCGCCGCATGGGCACCGAGGTTTGCTCCATCTACCTGCTCGAGGATGACGGCCTCACCCTGCGCCTGCGCGCCACGCGCGGTCTCTCCCGTCGGGCGGTGGGCAAGGTGGCCATGAAGATCAGCGAGGGATTGACCGGGCTGGCGGTCGAGCAGGGCAAGGTGGTCTCGATTCTCGAGCCGCAAAACCATCCACGCTACCGCTATTTCCGCGAAACCCGCGAGGAGCGCTTTCACTCATTTCTGGGGATTCCGCTCTTCGATCGGCGGCGGCCCATCGGGGTTCTGGCGATTCAAACCCTTGCCCCGCGGCAGTTCGGCGGCGAGGAAATCAGTGCGCTCTCGACCATCGCCTTTCAAGTCTCCTCCATCGTCGTCAACGCGCGCCTGCTCGACTCCATCCGCCAGAAAGAAGAGCAGGCCAACCGCTTCGTGCGGGAACTCGAGCAAACCCGCCAGAACCGGAGCCATCAGCCCGGCGAGGCCGAAAACGCGGCGCGCTCCGACTACCGCGCCTTGCGCGGCACCCCCGCCTATCCCGGCGTCGCCAGCGGACCCGCCAACCTTTTGGATGAACGCCTGGGTCTCACCGACATCGTCGACAAGGCCGATGTCGAGCCGCGGCGCGAGCGCGCCCTGCTTGAAACAGCGCTGGAAAAGACGCGCATTCAGACCCTCTACCTGGAAAAGCAGATGGCGGCACGCCTCTCGGCCGACGATGCCGCCATCTTTCATACCCATCTGATGATCCTTGAGGACCGCGGCTTCATCCAGAAACTGCTCAGCGCCATTGAACAACGGCGCCACAGCGCCGCTTACGCCCTCAAGACCGTGGTCAGCGACTACATCGAGGCCTTCGGGCGCATGGAAGATGCCTACCTGCGCGAACGTGCCGCCGACATGGAGGACATCGGTCGGCGCATCCTCGCCAACCTCATGGGGCAAAGTCCCCAGCCCCTGCAATTGAAAAATCCCGGCATTCTCGTGGCGCGCGAACTTCTGCCCTCGGAGGTGGCCAGCCTTGAGCCGGAGAAAATCCTCGGCATCGTCACCGAAATGGGCGCGAAGCACTCCCATGCGGTGATCATGGCCAAATCCATGGGCATACCCACCATCGTCGGGGTCAAGGGCGCGCTCAAACGGGTCACGCCCGATGAAAACCTGATCCTCGACGCCAACTCGGGCACTCTCTACATCAACCCACCGCCCCAGGTGGCCGAGGAGTTTCGCCGCCTCGAAGCCGATCGCCACAGGGAAATTCAGCGTTTCGAGGCCTTTCGCGATCAGCCCGCGCGCACCGCCGACGGGGTCGAGATCAAACTGCGCGCCAACATCGGTCTGATGGGCGATGTTGCCATCGCCCTGCGTAATGGCGCCGAGGGCGTCGGCCTTTACCGCACGGAATTTCCCTACATGGCGCGCGGCGATTTTCCCGACCGCGAAGAGCAGTATCTGCTCTATCGGCGCATCGTCGAGGAGTTCGGCGGGCACCCGGTGACCATCCGCACCCTCGATATTGGCGGCGACAAGGCCCTGCCCTACTTCGCACCGCCCCAAGAGGACAATCCCTTCATGGGCTGGCGCTCCGTGCGCGTCAGCCTGGACCACCGCGATATTTTCCGCACCCAGATCGAAGCCGTGCTCATGGCCGGGGTGCATGGCCCGATACGCTTGCTGTTTCCGATGATTTCGAGCATGGAGGATATCCGGGCGTGCAAGGAGGTGGTCGCCGAGGCACGCCGGCATTTGCGTGCCGCCGGCCTGGCGGCGGCGGAAAAGCTGCCCTTGGGGATCATGATCGAGGTTCCGGCGGCGGTTTACCTGTCTGAACGGCTGGCCGACGAGGTCGATTTTTTTGCCCTCGGCACCAACGACCTCATCCAATATCTGCTGGCCGCCGACCGCAACAACCCCCTGGTCGCGCGCTACTTCGACCCCTTGCATCCCGCCGTGGTCGGGGCGCTCGGACAGCTCGCCCAGACGGCCCGCAAGCACCGCATCGACCTGTGTCTGTGCGGAGAAATGGCGACGGAGCCCATGCACATGGCTCTTCTGCTCGGCCTGGGCGTGCGCGAATTCTCCATGGCCGCCCCCTTCATCCCCCGCACCAAGGCCTTTCTCTCCCGGATCACCCTGGGTCAGGCGGAAAAAATCGCCCGCACGGCCCTCGGATTCGGCGAAAGCCGCCAGATTCGCGAAGGGATCCGCAAGGAATTGGCCGACCAGGGCCTGCTGGATATCTGA
- a CDS encoding class 1 fructose-bisphosphatase, with amino-acid sequence MTAISPPGSTKFQIDLRRHLRENEEDRDLTRVICEVADASKYIINAIRTGDLGLAGTSNLYGENQLALDVLSDRILRKRLIHSGVVANILSEESEEIIKVGNGGKYSVAFDPLDGSSLVDVNLAVGTIVTIFEGEDLLQSGRNQVAAMYILYGPRTSLVYSTGRGVHEFAMNQLMEFTLTRENIQLKPSGNIYSPGGQRNLYTEGTEKYVSYLEEKGCKLRYSGGFVPDINQVLLKGSGIFLYPHLKNKPNGKLRLIFELNPMAYLIEQAGGKASTGRQSILDLKPNSIDDCAPIFIGCREDVEKAEEFIARFG; translated from the coding sequence ATGACGGCAATTTCCCCGCCCGGCAGTACCAAATTTCAAATCGATCTGCGGCGTCATCTCAGGGAAAACGAGGAAGATCGCGACCTGACCCGCGTCATTTGCGAGGTGGCCGATGCCTCCAAGTATATCATCAACGCCATCCGCACCGGTGACCTCGGCCTGGCGGGAACCTCGAACCTCTACGGCGAGAACCAACTGGCTCTCGATGTGCTCTCCGACCGTATTCTGCGCAAGCGCCTGATTCATTCGGGCGTGGTGGCCAATATCCTGTCCGAGGAAAGCGAGGAGATCATCAAGGTCGGTAACGGCGGCAAGTATTCCGTGGCCTTTGACCCCCTCGACGGATCGTCCCTGGTGGACGTCAATCTGGCGGTAGGCACCATCGTCACGATTTTCGAAGGCGAGGATCTGTTACAAAGCGGGCGCAACCAGGTGGCCGCCATGTACATCCTCTATGGACCGCGCACCTCGCTGGTCTATTCCACCGGTCGCGGTGTGCATGAATTCGCCATGAATCAGTTAATGGAATTTACCCTGACGCGGGAGAATATCCAGCTCAAGCCCAGCGGCAACATTTACTCACCGGGCGGGCAGCGCAACCTCTATACCGAAGGCACCGAAAAATACGTCAGCTACTTGGAGGAGAAGGGTTGCAAGCTACGTTATAGCGGCGGGTTCGTGCCCGACATCAATCAGGTGCTGCTCAAGGGCTCGGGCATCTTTCTCTATCCCCATCTCAAAAACAAGCCCAACGGCAAGTTGCGCCTGATCTTCGAACTCAACCCCATGGCCTATCTCATCGAGCAGGCCGGGGGCAAGGCCTCGACCGGCCGCCAGAGTATTCTCGATCTCAAACCGAACAGCATCGATGACTGCGCACCGATTTTCATCGGCTGCCGCGAGGATGTCGAGAAGGCCGAAGAGTTCATCGCCCGCTTCGGCTGA
- a CDS encoding inositol monophosphatase family protein yields the protein MKEIALRAAREGGRVLLQKFGTTLCIERKGAVDLVTDADREAEETIVGVIRHTFPRHAILAEEADYGEKEGDYRWIIDPLDGTTNYAHAFPWFAVSIALEVEGQVVLGVVYNPAHQELFYAERGKGAFLNDVQIRVSNVATLEESLVVTGFPYDRKHSDANNYDHFVNFQQAAQACRRVGSAALDLAYTAAGRFDGYWEMKLKPWDLAAGKLLVEEAGGRVTDFAGAPCDIFGDEILASNGLIHDPMQTLLARGRRPSSS from the coding sequence ATGAAGGAGATCGCTCTGCGCGCCGCCCGCGAGGGGGGCAGGGTATTGCTGCAGAAATTCGGTACGACCTTGTGCATCGAGCGCAAGGGCGCCGTCGACCTGGTGACCGACGCCGACCGTGAGGCCGAGGAGACCATCGTCGGAGTCATCCGGCACACCTTCCCGCGGCACGCCATCCTCGCCGAGGAAGCCGATTACGGCGAGAAGGAAGGGGATTACCGCTGGATTATCGATCCGCTCGACGGCACCACCAACTACGCCCATGCCTTCCCCTGGTTCGCCGTCTCCATTGCCCTGGAGGTCGAGGGCCAGGTGGTGCTCGGTGTGGTATACAATCCCGCCCATCAGGAGCTTTTTTACGCCGAGCGCGGCAAGGGCGCCTTTCTCAACGATGTGCAGATCCGCGTCTCCAATGTCGCCACCCTGGAGGAGAGCCTCGTGGTGACCGGGTTTCCCTATGATCGCAAGCATAGCGACGCCAACAATTACGATCATTTCGTCAACTTTCAACAGGCCGCCCAGGCCTGTCGCCGGGTCGGCTCGGCCGCCCTCGATCTGGCCTACACCGCCGCCGGGCGCTTCGACGGCTACTGGGAAATGAAACTCAAACCCTGGGATCTGGCCGCCGGCAAACTTCTGGTGGAGGAGGCCGGCGGGCGCGTGACCGATTTCGCGGGCGCGCCCTGCGACATCTTCGGTGACGAAATTCTGGCCAGCAATGGTCTGATTCATGACCCCATGCAGACTCTTCTGGCCCGGGGACGACGACCGTCGTCAAGCTGA
- a CDS encoding TorF family putative porin, with the protein MKMHKWIAVFVGVAVFSVAGIGKAPAANLEVGGEVYIGYYNKYLWRGFDLSGGKPVFQPGIDVGVGGFTFSFWSNIQQNDGELTETDITIDYTFSPHELVEVSVGNIFYNLNDVNEPGLKDTNELYLSVALDTLLAPALTIYWDYDEADSDGLFFTLSGGHSFAVMDNLDVNLGALISYNQASDYAVGAYRDFHNYELGISADYALTNQFVISPSFMFSSGISGPAKRAIDSEILAGINLAFSF; encoded by the coding sequence ATGAAGATGCACAAGTGGATTGCGGTTTTCGTGGGTGTGGCGGTGTTTTCCGTCGCCGGTATCGGCAAGGCCCCGGCGGCGAACCTGGAAGTGGGTGGCGAGGTCTACATCGGCTACTACAACAAGTACCTGTGGCGCGGTTTTGATCTGAGCGGCGGCAAGCCGGTGTTCCAGCCCGGTATCGACGTCGGTGTGGGCGGCTTTACCTTCAGCTTCTGGAGCAACATTCAGCAAAACGATGGCGAACTGACCGAAACCGACATCACCATCGACTACACTTTCTCACCCCATGAGTTGGTGGAAGTGAGCGTCGGCAATATCTTCTACAACCTCAACGACGTCAACGAGCCCGGCCTCAAGGATACCAACGAACTCTACCTGAGTGTTGCCCTCGACACCCTGCTCGCACCGGCCCTGACCATTTACTGGGACTACGACGAAGCCGATTCTGACGGGCTGTTCTTCACCCTGTCCGGCGGGCACAGCTTTGCCGTCATGGACAATCTCGACGTCAATCTCGGCGCCCTGATCAGCTACAACCAGGCCAGCGATTACGCCGTGGGCGCCTATCGCGATTTCCACAACTACGAGCTGGGCATCAGCGCCGACTATGCCCTGACCAATCAGTTCGTCATCAGCCCCTCCTTTATGTTCAGCTCCGGCATCAGCGGTCCGGCCAAGCGTGCCATCGATTCGGAGATTCTCGCCGGGATCAACCTCGCGTTCAGCTTCTAA
- the amt gene encoding ammonium transporter, which produces MKKTTLFIVAAALGLLAWPALALAEESVISEVAFILNSFSFLISGVLVMWMAAGFAMLEAGMVRSKNVATICLKNISLYSLAGILYYLIGYNLMYSGVDGGFIGGLGLWGPDDAAALAGDYSAEYASGSDWFFQMVFVATAASVVSGTVAERIKLWPFLIFVIVLTGIIYPIQGAWSWGGGWLDEMGFADYAGSTIVHSVGGWAALTGALILGARKGKYGADGRINPIPGSSMPLATLGTFILWLGWFGFNGGSVLALGSADAVIEMSVVYLNTNLAAAGGIIAAMVALQVIYKKVDLSMALNGALAGLVSITAGPDTPSPGVAVLIGAVGGVLVVLAVPLFDKLKIDDVVGALSVHLVCGIWGTLAVPLTNSDASFFVQLLGVVTVGIFVSLLSALAWLGLKFTVGIRVSPEEEHSGMDTAELGMEAYPEFGQGSQKLR; this is translated from the coding sequence ATGAAAAAAACAACCCTGTTCATCGTCGCCGCGGCCCTGGGTTTGCTTGCCTGGCCGGCCCTGGCCCTGGCCGAGGAGAGTGTCATCTCCGAGGTCGCCTTCATCCTCAACAGCTTCTCCTTTCTCATCAGCGGCGTGCTGGTCATGTGGATGGCCGCTGGCTTCGCCATGCTCGAGGCCGGCATGGTGCGCAGCAAAAACGTCGCCACCATCTGCCTCAAGAACATCTCGCTTTATTCCTTGGCGGGGATTCTCTATTACCTGATCGGCTACAACCTGATGTATTCGGGCGTCGACGGCGGATTCATCGGCGGGCTGGGACTCTGGGGCCCGGATGACGCCGCGGCGCTTGCCGGTGATTATTCGGCCGAATATGCCAGCGGCTCGGACTGGTTCTTCCAGATGGTGTTCGTGGCGACCGCGGCCTCGGTGGTTTCGGGCACCGTCGCCGAGCGCATCAAGCTGTGGCCGTTTCTGATTTTCGTCATCGTGCTCACCGGCATCATCTACCCCATCCAGGGTGCCTGGAGTTGGGGCGGCGGCTGGCTTGACGAAATGGGCTTCGCCGATTACGCGGGCTCCACCATCGTACACTCGGTGGGCGGCTGGGCGGCTCTGACCGGCGCCCTCATCCTCGGGGCGCGCAAGGGCAAGTATGGGGCGGACGGCCGGATCAATCCGATTCCCGGTTCGAGCATGCCCCTGGCCACCCTCGGCACCTTCATCCTGTGGCTCGGCTGGTTCGGTTTCAACGGCGGTTCGGTGCTGGCCCTGGGGTCGGCCGATGCGGTCATCGAGATGTCGGTGGTCTATCTCAATACCAATCTGGCCGCCGCCGGCGGCATCATCGCCGCCATGGTCGCCCTGCAGGTCATCTACAAAAAGGTCGACCTGTCCATGGCTCTCAACGGCGCCCTGGCCGGTCTGGTGTCCATCACCGCCGGACCCGATACGCCCTCGCCCGGCGTCGCGGTGCTCATCGGCGCGGTGGGTGGCGTGCTGGTGGTGCTGGCCGTGCCCCTGTTCGACAAACTCAAGATCGACGACGTGGTCGGTGCCCTCTCGGTGCATCTGGTGTGCGGGATCTGGGGCACCCTGGCGGTTCCCCTCACCAACAGCGATGCCAGCTTCTTCGTGCAGCTGCTCGGCGTGGTCACGGTCGGAATCTTTGTTTCGCTTCTCAGCGCCCTGGCCTGGCTGGGTCTGAAGTTCACCGTCGGCATCCGGGTGTCGCCCGAGGAAGAACACAGCGGCATGGATACCGCGGAACTGGGCATGGAAGCCTATCCCGAGTTCGGGCAGGGCTCCCAGAAGCTGCGTTAG
- a CDS encoding P-II family nitrogen regulator, translating to MKKVECIIKPFKLEDVKGALSDLGIPGMTVSEVRGFGRQKGHTELYRGAEYQIDFIPKVKIEVVVDDERVTDVVSAIQKEACTGRIGDGKIFVLPVDQSVRIRTGEQGPDSL from the coding sequence ATGAAAAAGGTGGAATGCATCATCAAACCCTTCAAGCTCGAGGACGTCAAGGGCGCGCTCTCCGACCTGGGCATCCCCGGCATGACCGTGAGCGAAGTGCGCGGTTTCGGGCGACAGAAGGGCCACACTGAACTGTACCGCGGCGCCGAATACCAGATTGATTTCATCCCCAAGGTGAAGATCGAGGTGGTGGTTGATGACGAACGGGTCACCGACGTGGTGAGCGCGATTCAAAAGGAGGCCTGCACCGGCCGCATCGGCGACGGCAAGATCTTCGTGTTGCCCGTCGACCAGTCTGTCCGCATTCGTACCGGCGAACAAGGCCCGGATTCTCTGTGA